In Thermus aquaticus, the sequence AGTCCGCCCGGCGGGAGCTGGACCTGGCGGACACCTCCAGGATGCCCGAGGTGGCCCGGGCCATCGCCTACGGGAGCCTGCTGGGGGCCCGTGGGAACAGCGGGGTCATCCTCTCCCAGATCCTCAAGGGCTTCTCCGAGGCCATCCGCAAGAAGGGGGTGCTGGATGCCAAGACCCTGGCCGAGGCCCTGCGCCTGGGGGCGGAGACGGGCTACCGGGCGGTGATGCGCCCCGTGGAGGGCACCATCCTGACCGTGGCCAGGGCGGCGGGGGAGGGGGCCAGGGGGGATAGCTTGAAGGACGTCCTGGAAAGCGCCTTGGCGGCGGCCCGGGAGGCCCTGGCCAAGACCCCCGAACTCCTTCCCGTCCTCAAGCAGGCCGGGGTGGTGGACGCCGGGGGAGCGGGGTACGTGCGCTTTCTGGAGGGGATCCACGGCTACGCCCTGGGGCTTCCCCTGCCCGAGCCCCCCAAGGTGGAGCGCTACGCCCAGACCGCCTTCGCCACCGAGGAGTTCGGCTACTGCACCGAGTTCCTCATGGAGGGGGTGGAGGTTCCCATAGAGAAGATCCGGGAGGCCGTGGCCCCCTTTGGGGACTCCCTTCTGGTGGTGGGGGCGGAAGGGTACGTGAAGGGCCACATCCACACGGACGACCCCGACGGCCTCCTCGCCACCGTGGCCCGCTTTGGCCGCATGGTGCGCACCAAGGTGGAGGACATGTCCGAGCAGCACACGGAGATCCTGGCCATGGCGGGCCTTTTGGAGGAGGCCCCGCCCCCCACGGGCCTGGTGGCCGTGGCCCTGGGGCACGGGGTGGCCCGGGCCTTCCGCTCCCTGGGGGCCAGGGTGGTGGCCGGGGGGCAGACCCAGAACCCCAGCGTGGAGGACATCCTCTCCGCCATCAAAAGCCTCCCCAACCCCAAGGTGATCCTCCTGCCCAATAACCCCAACGTCTTCATGGCGGCGGAGGAGGCGGTCAAGCTGGCCAGGGAGGCGGGCAAGGAGGTCCACGTCCTCAAGACCCGCACCATAGGCCAGGGCCTGGCGGCGGCGGTCCGCTATGAGCCCGAGCGGGAGCCCGAGGAGCTCCTTCCCGAGATGGCGGAGGCCATGGAGGGGGCGGTGACCCTCGAGGTCACCTGGGCCAGCCGCGACGCCGAGGTGGACGGCCTCAAGGTCCTCAAGGACAAGCCCATCGGCCTTCTGGACGGCCGGCTGGTCCTGGTGGGAAAGACCCCGGAGGAGGTCCTCGAGGGCCTCGTCCGCCTGGCCCAGGAGGGGAAGGAGGTCCTCACCCTCTTCCTGGGGCCCAACACCCCCAAGGAGGCTGCCGAGGCCGTGGCCCAGAAGTTCCCCGCACTGGCGGTGGAGATCCTGCCCGGCGGCCCCGACCGGTACGCCTACCTGGGCGTGCTGGAGTAGCTAAAGAAAAGCCCAAGCCCTTACCCCCTTTCCCGGGCTTTCCCGAGGGAAAGGGGGGGATTTATGCGGAATGCCTGGTCCGCCTTGCTGCTGGCCCTGAGGTTCGCCTGCGAGGCGGACGCCCGGCGGGCCCTGGCGGTAGATGAGGAGGCCAGTGGGAAGCTTTCCTACCACCGCCTGGTCTACCTGGGGGTACAGGAAGAGCGGCGCTGGGGGCGGGTGGGGCGTCCGAGGAAGGGGGAGGCGCCCCTCTCGGTGGGCTACCGCCTCCTGGCCCGCTTGGAGGTGGACGAGGGGAAGCTGGAGCGGGCGAGGCGGGGCCTACTGGGGGCACAGCGATATTACCTCCGGGAGTGAGGGGGGTGCGGAATGTGGGGGGGAAGGTTCTGGGCAACCATAAGGCAAAACCCCCCCAGGATGCCCTGGGGGGTTTATGTGGAGCGGGAGACGGGACTTGAACCCGCGACCCCGACCTTGGCAAGGTCGTGCTCTACCAACTGAGCTACTCCCGCGAAGGCAAAATCCCCCGCACCGACCTACTCTCCCAGGACCCTGCGGTCCCAGTACCATCGGCGCTGGCGCGTTTCACTTCCGTGTTCGGAATGGGAACGGGTGGTTCCACGCCGCTAAGGGCACGGGGGATTCTCGTGTTTTGCTTTTCAAAGAGCCCGCGCCACCGAGGGGCGGGGGACCTTGGCTGGGGTGGGTATAAGGGCAAAAGGGTCAAGACCTCGGACGATTGGGACCGGTCAGCTCAACGCCTCGCGGCGCTTACACCTCCGGCCCATCCACCGGGTAGTCTTCCCGGGTCCTTACCGGCTTTACGCCGTGGGAGGCCTCATCTTGGGGCGGGTTTCCCGCTTAGATGCTTTCAGCGGTTATCCCTCCCGCACATGGCTACCCAGCTTATGCCCCTGGAGGGACAGCTGGGAAACCAGAGGTGCGTCCCTTCCGGTCCTCTCGTACTAGGAAGAGCCCCCCTCAAGCCTCCTGCGCCCGTGGCGGATAGAGACCGAACTGTCTCACGACGTTCTGAACCCAGCTCGCGTGCCGCTTTAATGGGCGAACAGCCCAACCCTTGGGACCTTCTTCAGCCCCAGGATGCGACGAGCCGACATCGAGGTGCCAAACCTCCCCGCCGCTGTGGACGCTCGGGGGAGATCAGCCTGTTATCCCCGGGGTAACTTTTATCCGTTGATCGATGGCCCTTCCACACGGGACCACCGGTTCACTAGGCCCGGCTTTCGCCCCTGCTCGGCTTGCAGGCCTCACAGTCAGGCCCCCTTCTACCCTTGCGCTCTCCGGCGGATTTCCGTCCCGCCTGAGGGGACCTTTGGGCGCCTCCGTTACGCTTTAGGAGGCGACCGCCCCAGTCAAACTGCCCGCCAAGCGCTGTCCCCCGCTAGGGGTTAGGCCCCCAGTCGCACCAGGGTGGTATTTCACCGGCGCCTCCACCGCCCCCGAAAGGGCGGCTTCCCAGGCTCCCACCTATCCTACGCAGGTGCGACCAAGAGCCAACACCAGGCTGCAGTAAAGCTCCACGGGGTCTTTTCGTCCTGCCACGGGTAGGCCGCATCTTCACGGCCAGTTCAATTTCACCGGGTCCCTCGCCGAGACAGCGCTCCGGTCGTTACGCTTTTCGTGCAGGTCGGAACTTACCCGACAAGGAATTTCGCTACCTTAGGACCGTTATAGTTACGGCCGCCGTTCACCGGGGCTTCGGTTTGGGGCTTGCACCCCTCCCCTTGACCTTCCGGCACCGGGCAAGCGTCGCTCCCTATACCTCCTCTTACGAGTTCGCAGAGAGCTGTGTTTTTGGTAAACAGTCGCCAGAGCCTATTCACTGCGGCTCCCAAGCGGCGCCCGAAGGCGCCACCGGGAGCACCCCTTCTCCCGAAGTTACGGGGCCAACTTGCAGAGTTCCTTGGCGAGGGTTCTCCCGCGCGCCTTAGTGCTCTCGCACCCGCCCACCTGTGTCGGTTTGCGGTACGGGTTCCCGTGGGTTGTGCTTAGAGGCTTTTCTTGGCTCCCTGGCTTCGGGGGGTTGTCACCCTCACGGGCTTCCCCACCACGCAGAGCCCACGGGAGGCGGATTTGCCTACCTCCCACCCTGCGCTTCTGGCCGGGCTCGTCCATGGCTCCGGTCCCCCTAGCCTAGAGCGTCCCCCCATCGCACCCACGGGAAGGGCCGGAATATTAACCGGCTGTCCATCGGCTACGCCTTTCGGCCTCACCTTAGGTCCCGCCTAACCCTACGCTGACGACCATGGCGTAGGAACCCTTGGGCTTACGGCGACAGGGATTCTCACCCTGTTTATCGTTACTCATGCCGGCATTCGCACTTCCCTTACCTCCAGCCGCCCTCACGAGCGACCTTCATCGGCATCGGGAACGCTCCCCTACCGCCTAGGGCTTGCGCCCTAGGCCCGCAGCTTCGGCGCTGGGCTTAAGCCCCGATCATTTTCGGCGCAGCGCCACTCGACCAGTGAGCTATTACGCACTCTTTAAAGGATGGCTGCTTCTAAGCCAACCTCCTGGCTGTCTTCGCGGCGCCACATCCTTTCCCACTTAGCCCAGACTTGGGGACCTTAGCTGGCGGTCTCGGTTGTTCCCGCGCTCGGACGCGGACGTTATCGCCCGCGCCCTCACTCCCAGGCTCCACCTGGGACCCTTCGGAGTTTGACAGGGTTTGGTAGGCTGGTGGGCCCCCTAGCCCTATCAGTG encodes:
- a CDS encoding DAK2 domain-containing protein, with the translated sequence MASWAPEEVAEAFRFATDWFGVYVEELNALNVYPVPDGDTGTNMHLTLQSARRELDLADTSRMPEVARAIAYGSLLGARGNSGVILSQILKGFSEAIRKKGVLDAKTLAEALRLGAETGYRAVMRPVEGTILTVARAAGEGARGDSLKDVLESALAAAREALAKTPELLPVLKQAGVVDAGGAGYVRFLEGIHGYALGLPLPEPPKVERYAQTAFATEEFGYCTEFLMEGVEVPIEKIREAVAPFGDSLLVVGAEGYVKGHIHTDDPDGLLATVARFGRMVRTKVEDMSEQHTEILAMAGLLEEAPPPTGLVAVALGHGVARAFRSLGARVVAGGQTQNPSVEDILSAIKSLPNPKVILLPNNPNVFMAAEEAVKLAREAGKEVHVLKTRTIGQGLAAAVRYEPEREPEELLPEMAEAMEGAVTLEVTWASRDAEVDGLKVLKDKPIGLLDGRLVLVGKTPEEVLEGLVRLAQEGKEVLTLFLGPNTPKEAAEAVAQKFPALAVEILPGGPDRYAYLGVLE